One Mercenaria mercenaria strain notata chromosome 12, MADL_Memer_1, whole genome shotgun sequence DNA segment encodes these proteins:
- the LOC123534397 gene encoding uncharacterized protein LOC123534397: MSFTTKLGLCSISLSLVVCIVNCAGLPWPDFESGWLPIINGLEHVARLNINHGLGEIPVLVDVSVKIKENIFPASGFRPDHPKERSGPVVYIYDDMYVNVSTSPVEDPLYRIFPRVPSRYSGAKPNILGDAVVRLRAWKLSSLPTEDFRQSGIMLKANTSKVSDSYAEVNHNLGEMPCLVVVRMKMLQGGHALMADGVGSCMQVFADVPDKTNAYLVYGYSDTTFRLWVDSSVYGAIFDGRKHTWFDMVISEGEAEIYAWKCSTVTPQYNQRVVTRNSMDQLPELWSLGVDFDLEPSLIRVSVQAEEPSGANMGFRFPGGMNLGYTVPLETGNSVKHPTVGGLSYTYRKRNVHFWQPMYDVHDKSTIFIAESFGGGTNTEISKSESVYIYSWIYNKNGGCPAPVIPNGIVDMPVNGTSTGARAEVRCEEEFMLSPEDTFNFYDEKLTITCNKFGYWENLPRCMPKEKEVNNECNPAVDKCRDIHAMCTLVPERDVYKCTCNNGYRYDNGRCKPRGKYLPKPDFESEWVRIRREGPEWYVVLEHGLDSVPMLVDVQVEIRGHIFQALGFPPDQDENSYFSTAVVYIYDDRYINVSLFRDTAADNLISIIHNMWYGYQYEWYGYGSVRARAWKLESLPTPDLLDDTRVLRANTSTASDSFYELEHNLGEYPGLVVVRAKMVYNGSNFYANGVGSALNVYNRPNMTNAFLVYGFNDKSVRTWVDSSINGAIFDGRKHTIFDIVVTEATVEIYAWKLSTLTPFLTYMFSLEDDRMPDYFDFAVNLYLSSALNVAVAQVKDPTSHNQGFRFVSSPYLADRNRTREDEDSRACIFGGFTYGYNRHWTTFPFSKDSGRTMMLYKPKHVVIPHHHTGALVCIPDSFGGGQYSDAAFNGIGIIYSWINADCGTPPEVENGYINTTLSGTELGAVAVMECNDGYRPTYNMPLCQRDLEWEVQTKCIPVECDPLKAPTNGTMHLSGLTFAYGYDVTFKCNAGFKLKGSAVLKCLSTRKWSAKPPTCVEDNTTSRSARVLENVTGVVLAIAIYIVLFIEKL, encoded by the exons ATGAGTTTCACGACGAAACTTGGACTCTGTTCCATTTCACTTTCACTTGTGGTTTGTATAGTGAATT gTGCAGGTTTACCATGGCCAGATTTCGAGAGTGGATGGTTGCCTATTATAAACGGCCTCGAACATGTTGCCCGACTTAACATTAACCATGGTTTAGGAGAAATTCCTGTTCTGGTTGATGTGTCGGTAAAGATCAAGGAAAATATATTTCCGGCCTCAG GATTTCGACCTGATCACCCGAAAGAAAGATCTGGACCAGTTGTTTATATATATGATGACATGTATGTCAATGTATCAACGTCTCCGGTAGAAGATCCACTGTACAGAATATTTCCTAGAG TACCATCGCGCTATAGCGGAGCAAAACCAAATATCCTGGGAGATGCAGTGGTGCGATTACGAGCTTGGAAACTGTCGTCACTTCCGACAGAGGACTTCAGGCAGTCAGGAATAATGTTAAAAGCGAATACTTCAAAAG TTTCTGATTCTTACGCTGAAGTGAATCATAACCTTGGTGAAATGCCATGTCTCGTGGTTGTTCGAATGAAAATGCTCCAGGGCGGTCATGCGCTTATGGCTGATGGTGTTG GCTCCTGTATGCAGGTATTTGCCGATGTACCAGACAAAACGAATGCCTATCTTGTATATGGTTACAGCGATACCACATTCAGATTGTGGGTGGACTCTTCAGTTTATGGAG CAATATTTGACGGCAGAAAACATACATGGTTTGATATGGTTATATCCGAGGGTGAGGCCGAGATCTACGCATGGAAATGTTCAACTGTAACACCCCAATACAACCAGCGTGTTGTAACAAGAAATTCTATGGACCAGCTACCGGAACTGTGGAGTCTGGGTGTTGATTTTGATCTCGAGCCCTCGCTTATTCGTGTTTCG GTTCAAGCAGAAGAGCCCAGCGGCGCCAATATGGGTTTCAGGTTTCCTGGTGGAATGAATCTCGGGTATACTGTTCCGCTAGAAACAGGAAATTCCGTAAAACATCCGACTGTTGGTGGTCTTTCATATACCTACAGGAAGAGAAATGTTCATTTTTGGCAGCCGATGTATGATGTCCACGATAAATCCACTATATTTATCGCGGAATCGTTTGGCGGCGGAACAAATACTGAAATATCTAAGAGCGAGTCAGTCTACATCTATAGCTGGATCTACAACA AAAATGGTGGATGTCCGGCACCGGTCATTCCAAACGGAATTGTAGACATGCCAGTCAACGGAACGTCAACTGGCGCACGTGCAGAAGTACGTTGTGAGGAGGAATTTATGCTTTCACCGGAAGATACGTTTAACTTTTACGACGAAAAGTTAACAATAACTTGCAATAAGTTTGGATACTGGGAGAATCTTCCCAGATGTATGCCCAAAG AAAAGGAAGTGAACAATGAGTGTAACCCTGCTGTTGATAAATGCCGGGATATTCACGCCATGTGTACACTTGTGCCGGAAAGGGACGTGTATAAATGCACGTGCAATAATGGATACAGATATGACAATGGGCGCTGCAAAC CACGAGGCAAATACTTACCAAAACCAGATTTTGAGAGTGAGTGGGTGCGAATCCGTAGGGAGGGACCCGAGTGGTACGTAGTACTGGAACATGGCCTAGACTCGGTGCCGATGTTAGTCGATGTACAAGTGGAAATAAGGGGCCATATATTCCAAGCATTAG GTTTTCCGCCGGATCAAGACGAAAACAGTTATTTCAGTACAGCAGTGGTGTATATTTATGATGACAGGTACATTAATGTATCTTTATTCCGGGATACCGCTGCGGATAATCTCATTTCTATAA TCCACAACATGTGGTATGGTTATCAATACGAATGGTATGGTTATGGTTCGGTAAGAGCACGAGCTTGGAAGCTCGAATCACTTCCAACTCCAGATTTATTAGACGACACACGAGTACTCCGTGCAAATACGTCTACAG CCAGTGACTCTTTTTATGAACTAGAACACAATCTAGGAGAATACCCCGGTCTTGTTGTTGTTCGAGCTAAAATGGTGTACAACGGAAGTAATTTCTACGCAAATGGAGTGG GATCCGCTCTAAATGTGTACAACAGACCTAACATGACAAACGCATTTCTCGTGTATGGATTTAACGACAAGAGCGTGCGCACATGGGTAGATTCTTCTATAAACGGAG cAATATTTGACGGCAGGAAACACACGATATTTGACATTGTTGTCACTGAAGCAACCGTTGAAATTTATGCTTGGAAACTATCAACATTGACCCCATTTTTGACGTATATGTTTTCACTTGAGGACGACAGAATGCCAGACTATTTTGATTTTGCAGTGAACCTGTACCTAAGTAGTGCACTCAACGTAGCTGTG GCACAGGTTAAAGATCCTACTAGTCATAATCAAGGCTTCCGGTTTGTTAGTTCGCCGTACCTTGCCGACAGGAATAGAACTCGCGAAGATGAGGACTCAAGGGCTTGTATATTTGGGGGCTTCACGTACGGTTATAACAGGCACTGGACTACCTTTCCATTTTCGAAAGATTCAGGCCGGACGATGATGTTGTATAAACCAAAGCACGTCGTTATACCGCACCATCACACAG GAGCTTTAGTATGTATACCAGATTCGTTTGGAGGTGGTCAGTATTCTGACGCTGCTTTCAATGGAATTGGAATTATATACAGCTGGATAAATGCAG ATTGTGGCACTCCACCTGAAGTAGAGAATGGATATATAAACACAACATTGAGTGGGACTGAACTGGGTGCAGTGGCCGTGATGGAATGTAATGATGGATACCGGCCTACATATAACATGCCACTATGTCAACGGGATTTGGAATGGGAAGTGCAAACAAAGTGTATTCCAGTCG